One window of Colius striatus isolate bColStr4 chromosome 16, bColStr4.1.hap1, whole genome shotgun sequence genomic DNA carries:
- the STAU1 gene encoding double-stranded RNA-binding protein Staufen homolog 1 isoform X3 yields the protein MSQVQIQNPSAALTGNQILNKTPSLSQPLSIPSTTSSLPSENAGRPIQNSALPSASVTSTNAAAAPSNMANPKEKTPMCLVNELARFNKIQPEYKLLSEQGPAHSKVFTVQLTLGDQHWEAEGTSIKKAQHAAAAKALEGTKFPKPTARPSRSEGKNPDSVTPTVELNALCMKLGKKPMYKPIDPYTGMRSTYNYTMRGGTYPPRYFYPFPVGPLLYQVELSIGGQQFHGKGRTRQAAKHDAAAKALKVLQNEPLPEKPEFFPLKQVTKESGPPHMKSFVTKVSVGEFMGEGEGKSKKISKKNAAIAVLEELKKLPPLPTVEKMKPRIKKKTKSIVKLQTSPEYGQGMNPISRLAQIQQAKKEKEPEYMLITERGLPRRREFVMQVKVGVHTAEGMGTNKKVAKRNAAENMLEILGFKVPQPQPPKPALKTEEKTPVKKPGDGRKVTFFEPGSEETSTSNKEDDFRMPYLSHQQLPAGILPMVPEVAQAVGANQGHHTKEFNRAAPNPAKATVTAMIARELLYGGTSPTAETILKNNNSSGHVPHGPLTRPSEQLDYLSNVQGIQVEYKDFPKNNKNEFVSLINCSSQPPLISHGIGKDVESCHDMAALNILKLLSELDQQTTEMPRTGNGPMSVCVKQEMESDPLLKPANSNTLGQTLDSTA from the exons ATGTCTCAAGTTCAAATTCAGAATCCTTCTGCTGCCCTTACAGGGAACCAAATATTGAATAAAACCCCGTCTCTTTCACAGCCTTTGAGTATTCCTTCTACTACTAGTTCTTTGCCCTCTGAAAATGCAGGTAGACCTATCCAAAACTCTGCTTTACCCTCTGCATCAGTTACATCCACCAACGCAGCTGCAG CTCCTTCAAACATGGCAAACCCCAAAGAGAAAACCCCAATGTGTCTTGTGAATGAGTTAGCCCGTTTCAACAAGATTCAGCCTGAGTATAAGCTTTTGAGTGAGCAAGGTCCAGCTCATTCTAAG GTGTTTACTGTGCAACTGACTCTTGGGGACCAGCACTGGGAAGCTGAAGGAACTAGTATTAAAAAAGCGCAACACGCGGCAGCTGCCAAAGCTTTGGAAGGGACAAAATTCCCTAAGCCAACGGCTCGTCCATCTCGTAGTGAAGGCAAGAATCCAG aCAGTGTAACCCCCACAGTGGAGTTAAATGCACTTTGCATGAAGCTGGGAAAGAAACCTATGTACAAACCTATTGATCCTTACACAGGGATGAGATCCACTTACAACTATACTATGAGGGGTGGTACTTACCCTCCACG GTACTTTTACCCGTTTCCTGTTGGGCCCTTACTTTATCAAGTCGAGCTTTCAATTGGAGGGCAGCAGTTTCATGGGAAAGGAAGGACAAGACAAGCTGCTAAGCACGATGCAGCTGCTAAAGCACTGAAAGTTCTGCAGAATGAGCCCTTGCCTGAGAAGCCAGAG TTTTTCCCTCTGAAACAGGTGACCAAGGAAAGTGGTCCACCTCATATGAAGAGCTTTGTAACCAAGGTGTCAGTTGGAGAATTCATGGGTGAAGGTGaaggaaagagcaagaaaatCTCCAAGAAAAATGCTGCAATAGCAGTCctagaagaactgaaaaaattGCCACCCCTTCCTACAGTTGAGAAAATGAAGCCACgaatcaaaaagaaaacaaagtcaatAGTGAAG CTGCAAACAAGTCCAGAATATGGTCAAGGAATGAATCCCATTAGCAGACTTGCCCAGATACAGCAGGccaagaaggagaaggagccaGAGTACATGCTCATCACGGAACGTGGCCTTCCAAGGCGCAGGGAGTTTGTTATGCAG GTGAAAGTTGGTGTACACACAGCTGAAGGAATGGgcacaaacaaaaaagttgCTAAACGCAATGCAGCTGAAAATATGTTGGAAATTTTAGGTTTCAAAGTCCCTCAACCTCAACCTCCAAAGCCAGCattaaagacagaagagaaG acacCAGTGAAGAAACCGGGTGATGGAAGAAAAGTAACCTTCTTTGAGCCGGGCTCTGAAGAGACTTCAACTA GTAATAAAGAAGACGACTTTCGGATGCCTTATCTCAGCCATCAGCAGCTTCCTGCTGGAATTCTCCCCATGGTCCCTGAGGTCGCACAAGCTGTAGGAGCCAACCAAGGACACCACACCAAAGAGTTCAACAGGGCAGCCCCAAACCCTGCCAAGGCTACGGTAACAGCAATGATTGCTCGAGAGCTGTTGTATGGTGGTACTTCTCCTACTGCTGAGACCATATTAAAGAATAACAACTCGTCAGGCCACGTACCCCACGGACCACTTACTAGGCCCTCTGAGCAGCTGGACTATCTTTCCAATGTTCAAGGAATCCAG gttGAATATAAAGACTTTCCAAAAAATAACAAGAACGAGTTTGTATCTCTTATAAACTGTTCCTCTCAGCCACCACTGATCAGCCATGGAATTGGAAAGGATGTAGAATCTTGCCACGATATG
- the STAU1 gene encoding double-stranded RNA-binding protein Staufen homolog 1 isoform X4: MSQVQIQNPSAALTGNQILNKTPSLSQPLSIPSTTSSLPSENAGRPIQNSALPSASVTSTNAAAAPSNMANPKEKTPMCLVNELARFNKIQPEYKLLSEQGPAHSKVFTVQLTLGDQHWEAEGTSIKKAQHAAAAKALEGTKFPKPTARPSRSEGKNPDSVTPTVELNALCMKLGKKPMYKPIDPYTGMRSTYNYTMRGGTYPPRYFYPFPVGPLLYQVELSIGGQQFHGKGRTRQAAKHDAAAKALKVLQNEPLPEKPEVTKESGPPHMKSFVTKVSVGEFMGEGEGKSKKISKKNAAIAVLEELKKLPPLPTVEKMKPRIKKKTKSIVKLQTSPEYGQGMNPISRLAQIQQAKKEKEPEYMLITERGLPRRREFVMQVKVGVHTAEGMGTNKKVAKRNAAENMLEILGFKVPQPQPPKPALKTEEKTPVKKPGDGRKVTFFEPGSEETSTSNKEDDFRMPYLSHQQLPAGILPMVPEVAQAVGANQGHHTKEFNRAAPNPAKATVTAMIARELLYGGTSPTAETILKNNNSSGHVPHGPLTRPSEQLDYLSNVQGIQVEYKDFPKNNKNEFVSLINCSSQPPLISHGIGKDVESCHDMAALNILKLLSELDQQTTEMPRTGNGPMSVCVKQEMESDPLLKPANSNTLGQTLDSTA, from the exons ATGTCTCAAGTTCAAATTCAGAATCCTTCTGCTGCCCTTACAGGGAACCAAATATTGAATAAAACCCCGTCTCTTTCACAGCCTTTGAGTATTCCTTCTACTACTAGTTCTTTGCCCTCTGAAAATGCAGGTAGACCTATCCAAAACTCTGCTTTACCCTCTGCATCAGTTACATCCACCAACGCAGCTGCAG CTCCTTCAAACATGGCAAACCCCAAAGAGAAAACCCCAATGTGTCTTGTGAATGAGTTAGCCCGTTTCAACAAGATTCAGCCTGAGTATAAGCTTTTGAGTGAGCAAGGTCCAGCTCATTCTAAG GTGTTTACTGTGCAACTGACTCTTGGGGACCAGCACTGGGAAGCTGAAGGAACTAGTATTAAAAAAGCGCAACACGCGGCAGCTGCCAAAGCTTTGGAAGGGACAAAATTCCCTAAGCCAACGGCTCGTCCATCTCGTAGTGAAGGCAAGAATCCAG aCAGTGTAACCCCCACAGTGGAGTTAAATGCACTTTGCATGAAGCTGGGAAAGAAACCTATGTACAAACCTATTGATCCTTACACAGGGATGAGATCCACTTACAACTATACTATGAGGGGTGGTACTTACCCTCCACG GTACTTTTACCCGTTTCCTGTTGGGCCCTTACTTTATCAAGTCGAGCTTTCAATTGGAGGGCAGCAGTTTCATGGGAAAGGAAGGACAAGACAAGCTGCTAAGCACGATGCAGCTGCTAAAGCACTGAAAGTTCTGCAGAATGAGCCCTTGCCTGAGAAGCCAGAG GTGACCAAGGAAAGTGGTCCACCTCATATGAAGAGCTTTGTAACCAAGGTGTCAGTTGGAGAATTCATGGGTGAAGGTGaaggaaagagcaagaaaatCTCCAAGAAAAATGCTGCAATAGCAGTCctagaagaactgaaaaaattGCCACCCCTTCCTACAGTTGAGAAAATGAAGCCACgaatcaaaaagaaaacaaagtcaatAGTGAAG CTGCAAACAAGTCCAGAATATGGTCAAGGAATGAATCCCATTAGCAGACTTGCCCAGATACAGCAGGccaagaaggagaaggagccaGAGTACATGCTCATCACGGAACGTGGCCTTCCAAGGCGCAGGGAGTTTGTTATGCAG GTGAAAGTTGGTGTACACACAGCTGAAGGAATGGgcacaaacaaaaaagttgCTAAACGCAATGCAGCTGAAAATATGTTGGAAATTTTAGGTTTCAAAGTCCCTCAACCTCAACCTCCAAAGCCAGCattaaagacagaagagaaG acacCAGTGAAGAAACCGGGTGATGGAAGAAAAGTAACCTTCTTTGAGCCGGGCTCTGAAGAGACTTCAACTA GTAATAAAGAAGACGACTTTCGGATGCCTTATCTCAGCCATCAGCAGCTTCCTGCTGGAATTCTCCCCATGGTCCCTGAGGTCGCACAAGCTGTAGGAGCCAACCAAGGACACCACACCAAAGAGTTCAACAGGGCAGCCCCAAACCCTGCCAAGGCTACGGTAACAGCAATGATTGCTCGAGAGCTGTTGTATGGTGGTACTTCTCCTACTGCTGAGACCATATTAAAGAATAACAACTCGTCAGGCCACGTACCCCACGGACCACTTACTAGGCCCTCTGAGCAGCTGGACTATCTTTCCAATGTTCAAGGAATCCAG gttGAATATAAAGACTTTCCAAAAAATAACAAGAACGAGTTTGTATCTCTTATAAACTGTTCCTCTCAGCCACCACTGATCAGCCATGGAATTGGAAAGGATGTAGAATCTTGCCACGATATG
- the STAU1 gene encoding double-stranded RNA-binding protein Staufen homolog 1 isoform X1 — protein MSQVQIQNPSAALTGNQILNKTPSLSQPLSIPSTTSSLPSENAGRPIQNSALPSASVTSTNAAAAPSNMANPKEKTPMCLVNELARFNKIQPEYKLLSEQGPAHSKVFTVQLTLGDQHWEAEGTSIKKAQHAAAAKALEGTKFPKPTARPSRSEGKNPDSVTPTVELNALCMKLGKKPMYKPIDPYTGMRSTYNYTMRGGTYPPRYFYPFPVGPLLYQVELSIGGQQFHGKGRTRQAAKHDAAAKALKVLQNEPLPEKPEVNGKEPDDENLNKSEISQVFEIALKRNLPVNFEFFPLKQVTKESGPPHMKSFVTKVSVGEFMGEGEGKSKKISKKNAAIAVLEELKKLPPLPTVEKMKPRIKKKTKSIVKLQTSPEYGQGMNPISRLAQIQQAKKEKEPEYMLITERGLPRRREFVMQVKVGVHTAEGMGTNKKVAKRNAAENMLEILGFKVPQPQPPKPALKTEEKTPVKKPGDGRKVTFFEPGSEETSTSNKEDDFRMPYLSHQQLPAGILPMVPEVAQAVGANQGHHTKEFNRAAPNPAKATVTAMIARELLYGGTSPTAETILKNNNSSGHVPHGPLTRPSEQLDYLSNVQGIQVEYKDFPKNNKNEFVSLINCSSQPPLISHGIGKDVESCHDMAALNILKLLSELDQQTTEMPRTGNGPMSVCVKQEMESDPLLKPANSNTLGQTLDSTA, from the exons ATGTCTCAAGTTCAAATTCAGAATCCTTCTGCTGCCCTTACAGGGAACCAAATATTGAATAAAACCCCGTCTCTTTCACAGCCTTTGAGTATTCCTTCTACTACTAGTTCTTTGCCCTCTGAAAATGCAGGTAGACCTATCCAAAACTCTGCTTTACCCTCTGCATCAGTTACATCCACCAACGCAGCTGCAG CTCCTTCAAACATGGCAAACCCCAAAGAGAAAACCCCAATGTGTCTTGTGAATGAGTTAGCCCGTTTCAACAAGATTCAGCCTGAGTATAAGCTTTTGAGTGAGCAAGGTCCAGCTCATTCTAAG GTGTTTACTGTGCAACTGACTCTTGGGGACCAGCACTGGGAAGCTGAAGGAACTAGTATTAAAAAAGCGCAACACGCGGCAGCTGCCAAAGCTTTGGAAGGGACAAAATTCCCTAAGCCAACGGCTCGTCCATCTCGTAGTGAAGGCAAGAATCCAG aCAGTGTAACCCCCACAGTGGAGTTAAATGCACTTTGCATGAAGCTGGGAAAGAAACCTATGTACAAACCTATTGATCCTTACACAGGGATGAGATCCACTTACAACTATACTATGAGGGGTGGTACTTACCCTCCACG GTACTTTTACCCGTTTCCTGTTGGGCCCTTACTTTATCAAGTCGAGCTTTCAATTGGAGGGCAGCAGTTTCATGGGAAAGGAAGGACAAGACAAGCTGCTAAGCACGATGCAGCTGCTAAAGCACTGAAAGTTCTGCAGAATGAGCCCTTGCCTGAGAAGCCAGAG GTTAACGGAAAAGAACCAGATGATGAAAATCTCAATAAATCTGAAATAAGCCAAGTTTTTGAGATTGCACTTAAAAGGAACTTGCCTGTGAATTTTGAG TTTTTCCCTCTGAAACAGGTGACCAAGGAAAGTGGTCCACCTCATATGAAGAGCTTTGTAACCAAGGTGTCAGTTGGAGAATTCATGGGTGAAGGTGaaggaaagagcaagaaaatCTCCAAGAAAAATGCTGCAATAGCAGTCctagaagaactgaaaaaattGCCACCCCTTCCTACAGTTGAGAAAATGAAGCCACgaatcaaaaagaaaacaaagtcaatAGTGAAG CTGCAAACAAGTCCAGAATATGGTCAAGGAATGAATCCCATTAGCAGACTTGCCCAGATACAGCAGGccaagaaggagaaggagccaGAGTACATGCTCATCACGGAACGTGGCCTTCCAAGGCGCAGGGAGTTTGTTATGCAG GTGAAAGTTGGTGTACACACAGCTGAAGGAATGGgcacaaacaaaaaagttgCTAAACGCAATGCAGCTGAAAATATGTTGGAAATTTTAGGTTTCAAAGTCCCTCAACCTCAACCTCCAAAGCCAGCattaaagacagaagagaaG acacCAGTGAAGAAACCGGGTGATGGAAGAAAAGTAACCTTCTTTGAGCCGGGCTCTGAAGAGACTTCAACTA GTAATAAAGAAGACGACTTTCGGATGCCTTATCTCAGCCATCAGCAGCTTCCTGCTGGAATTCTCCCCATGGTCCCTGAGGTCGCACAAGCTGTAGGAGCCAACCAAGGACACCACACCAAAGAGTTCAACAGGGCAGCCCCAAACCCTGCCAAGGCTACGGTAACAGCAATGATTGCTCGAGAGCTGTTGTATGGTGGTACTTCTCCTACTGCTGAGACCATATTAAAGAATAACAACTCGTCAGGCCACGTACCCCACGGACCACTTACTAGGCCCTCTGAGCAGCTGGACTATCTTTCCAATGTTCAAGGAATCCAG gttGAATATAAAGACTTTCCAAAAAATAACAAGAACGAGTTTGTATCTCTTATAAACTGTTCCTCTCAGCCACCACTGATCAGCCATGGAATTGGAAAGGATGTAGAATCTTGCCACGATATG
- the STAU1 gene encoding double-stranded RNA-binding protein Staufen homolog 1 isoform X2, protein MSQVQIQNPSAALTGNQILNKTPSLSQPLSIPSTTSSLPSENAGRPIQNSALPSASVTSTNAAAAPSNMANPKEKTPMCLVNELARFNKIQPEYKLLSEQGPAHSKVFTVQLTLGDQHWEAEGTSIKKAQHAAAAKALEGTKFPKPTARPSRSEGKNPDSVTPTVELNALCMKLGKKPMYKPIDPYTGMRSTYNYTMRGGTYPPRYFYPFPVGPLLYQVELSIGGQQFHGKGRTRQAAKHDAAAKALKVLQNEPLPEKPEVNGKEPDDENLNKSEISQVFEIALKRNLPVNFEVTKESGPPHMKSFVTKVSVGEFMGEGEGKSKKISKKNAAIAVLEELKKLPPLPTVEKMKPRIKKKTKSIVKLQTSPEYGQGMNPISRLAQIQQAKKEKEPEYMLITERGLPRRREFVMQVKVGVHTAEGMGTNKKVAKRNAAENMLEILGFKVPQPQPPKPALKTEEKTPVKKPGDGRKVTFFEPGSEETSTSNKEDDFRMPYLSHQQLPAGILPMVPEVAQAVGANQGHHTKEFNRAAPNPAKATVTAMIARELLYGGTSPTAETILKNNNSSGHVPHGPLTRPSEQLDYLSNVQGIQVEYKDFPKNNKNEFVSLINCSSQPPLISHGIGKDVESCHDMAALNILKLLSELDQQTTEMPRTGNGPMSVCVKQEMESDPLLKPANSNTLGQTLDSTA, encoded by the exons ATGTCTCAAGTTCAAATTCAGAATCCTTCTGCTGCCCTTACAGGGAACCAAATATTGAATAAAACCCCGTCTCTTTCACAGCCTTTGAGTATTCCTTCTACTACTAGTTCTTTGCCCTCTGAAAATGCAGGTAGACCTATCCAAAACTCTGCTTTACCCTCTGCATCAGTTACATCCACCAACGCAGCTGCAG CTCCTTCAAACATGGCAAACCCCAAAGAGAAAACCCCAATGTGTCTTGTGAATGAGTTAGCCCGTTTCAACAAGATTCAGCCTGAGTATAAGCTTTTGAGTGAGCAAGGTCCAGCTCATTCTAAG GTGTTTACTGTGCAACTGACTCTTGGGGACCAGCACTGGGAAGCTGAAGGAACTAGTATTAAAAAAGCGCAACACGCGGCAGCTGCCAAAGCTTTGGAAGGGACAAAATTCCCTAAGCCAACGGCTCGTCCATCTCGTAGTGAAGGCAAGAATCCAG aCAGTGTAACCCCCACAGTGGAGTTAAATGCACTTTGCATGAAGCTGGGAAAGAAACCTATGTACAAACCTATTGATCCTTACACAGGGATGAGATCCACTTACAACTATACTATGAGGGGTGGTACTTACCCTCCACG GTACTTTTACCCGTTTCCTGTTGGGCCCTTACTTTATCAAGTCGAGCTTTCAATTGGAGGGCAGCAGTTTCATGGGAAAGGAAGGACAAGACAAGCTGCTAAGCACGATGCAGCTGCTAAAGCACTGAAAGTTCTGCAGAATGAGCCCTTGCCTGAGAAGCCAGAG GTTAACGGAAAAGAACCAGATGATGAAAATCTCAATAAATCTGAAATAAGCCAAGTTTTTGAGATTGCACTTAAAAGGAACTTGCCTGTGAATTTTGAG GTGACCAAGGAAAGTGGTCCACCTCATATGAAGAGCTTTGTAACCAAGGTGTCAGTTGGAGAATTCATGGGTGAAGGTGaaggaaagagcaagaaaatCTCCAAGAAAAATGCTGCAATAGCAGTCctagaagaactgaaaaaattGCCACCCCTTCCTACAGTTGAGAAAATGAAGCCACgaatcaaaaagaaaacaaagtcaatAGTGAAG CTGCAAACAAGTCCAGAATATGGTCAAGGAATGAATCCCATTAGCAGACTTGCCCAGATACAGCAGGccaagaaggagaaggagccaGAGTACATGCTCATCACGGAACGTGGCCTTCCAAGGCGCAGGGAGTTTGTTATGCAG GTGAAAGTTGGTGTACACACAGCTGAAGGAATGGgcacaaacaaaaaagttgCTAAACGCAATGCAGCTGAAAATATGTTGGAAATTTTAGGTTTCAAAGTCCCTCAACCTCAACCTCCAAAGCCAGCattaaagacagaagagaaG acacCAGTGAAGAAACCGGGTGATGGAAGAAAAGTAACCTTCTTTGAGCCGGGCTCTGAAGAGACTTCAACTA GTAATAAAGAAGACGACTTTCGGATGCCTTATCTCAGCCATCAGCAGCTTCCTGCTGGAATTCTCCCCATGGTCCCTGAGGTCGCACAAGCTGTAGGAGCCAACCAAGGACACCACACCAAAGAGTTCAACAGGGCAGCCCCAAACCCTGCCAAGGCTACGGTAACAGCAATGATTGCTCGAGAGCTGTTGTATGGTGGTACTTCTCCTACTGCTGAGACCATATTAAAGAATAACAACTCGTCAGGCCACGTACCCCACGGACCACTTACTAGGCCCTCTGAGCAGCTGGACTATCTTTCCAATGTTCAAGGAATCCAG gttGAATATAAAGACTTTCCAAAAAATAACAAGAACGAGTTTGTATCTCTTATAAACTGTTCCTCTCAGCCACCACTGATCAGCCATGGAATTGGAAAGGATGTAGAATCTTGCCACGATATG